The Streptomyces tendae genome has a window encoding:
- the fdhD gene encoding formate dehydrogenase accessory sulfurtransferase FdhD, whose amino-acid sequence MGRVTERRKVIRIRDGAVSTRPDTLVAEEPLEIRLNGKPLAITMRTPGDDFALAAGFLVSEGVLAAAADLRNIVYCAGATADGSNTYNVVDVTTAPGVEIPDITLERNVYTTSSCGLCGKASLDAVRTTTRHPIADSPPLRMTPELLAELPDRLRAAQRVFDRTGGLHAAALFDEHGELLDVREDVGRHNAVDKLVGRALQQGNLPLSRTVLMVSGRASFELAQKAVMAGIPVLAAVSAPSSLAVDLAAETGMTLVGFLRGTSMNVYAGEERIALRAAAVRA is encoded by the coding sequence ATGGGACGAGTCACGGAACGACGCAAGGTGATCCGCATCCGGGACGGGGCGGTGTCCACCCGCCCGGACACGCTCGTCGCCGAGGAGCCCCTGGAGATCCGGCTGAACGGCAAGCCCCTGGCCATCACCATGCGCACCCCGGGGGACGACTTCGCGCTGGCGGCCGGCTTCCTGGTCAGCGAGGGCGTGCTGGCGGCCGCGGCGGACCTGCGGAACATCGTCTACTGCGCCGGGGCCACGGCCGACGGGTCGAACACGTACAACGTGGTCGACGTGACGACCGCCCCCGGGGTGGAGATCCCGGACATCACGCTGGAGCGGAACGTCTACACGACGTCCTCCTGCGGTCTGTGCGGCAAGGCCAGCCTGGACGCGGTGCGCACCACGACCCGGCACCCGATCGCGGACAGCCCGCCGCTGCGGATGACGCCGGAGCTGCTGGCGGAGCTGCCGGACCGGCTGCGGGCGGCCCAGCGGGTCTTCGACCGCACCGGCGGACTGCACGCGGCGGCCCTGTTCGACGAGCACGGCGAGCTGCTGGACGTGCGGGAGGACGTGGGGCGGCACAACGCGGTCGACAAGCTGGTCGGCCGGGCGCTGCAACAGGGGAACCTGCCGCTGTCCCGGACGGTGCTGATGGTGTCCGGGCGGGCCTCGTTCGAGCTGGCGCAGAAGGCGGTCATGGCCGGCATCCCGGTGCTCGCGGCGGTCTCGGCGCCGTCCTCGCTGGCCGTGGACCTGGCGGCGGAGACCGGCATGACGCTGGTGGGCTTCCTGCGGGGCACTTCCATGAACGTGTACGCGGGTGAGGAGCGGATCGCCCTGCGGGCCGCGGCCGTCCGGGCCTGA
- a CDS encoding 2Fe-2S iron-sulfur cluster-binding protein, translating to MTVTPLGIPRRLLEFTLDGEPVRAPEGSTILDACRAAGKDIPTLCEGDTLTPKNACRVCVVEVEGSRTLVPACSRKAEAGMEVRTGTERARHSRKVVLELLASSVDLSTTPRVAEWLKEYEAKPDRFGPDAARLNEEPRVDNDLYVRDYGKCILCYKCVDACGDQWQNTFAISVAGRGFDARIAVEHDAPLTDSACVYCGNCIEVCPTGALSFKSEFDMRGAGTWDESRQTRTTTVCAYCGVGCNLTLHVQDNEIVKVTSPHDNPVTHGNLCIKGRFGYQHVQNRD from the coding sequence CCCGCCGCCTGCTGGAGTTCACCCTGGACGGTGAGCCGGTCCGGGCGCCCGAGGGGTCGACGATCCTGGACGCCTGCCGGGCCGCGGGGAAGGACATCCCCACGCTGTGCGAGGGGGACACGCTCACGCCGAAGAACGCCTGCCGGGTGTGCGTGGTGGAGGTCGAGGGCTCGCGCACCCTGGTCCCCGCCTGCTCGCGCAAGGCGGAGGCGGGCATGGAGGTGCGCACCGGGACCGAGCGGGCCCGGCACAGCCGCAAGGTCGTCCTGGAGCTCCTCGCCTCCTCGGTCGACCTGTCGACGACACCCCGGGTCGCCGAATGGCTCAAGGAGTACGAGGCGAAACCGGACCGCTTCGGACCGGACGCGGCCCGGCTGAACGAGGAGCCGCGGGTCGACAACGACCTGTACGTGCGCGACTACGGCAAATGCATCCTCTGCTACAAGTGCGTGGACGCGTGCGGCGACCAGTGGCAGAACACCTTCGCGATCTCCGTCGCCGGGCGCGGTTTCGACGCCCGCATCGCGGTGGAGCACGACGCTCCGCTGACCGACTCGGCGTGCGTGTACTGCGGCAACTGCATCGAGGTCTGCCCGACGGGGGCGCTGTCGTTCAAATCCGAGTTCGACATGCGGGGGGCGGGTACGTGGGACGAGTCGCGGCAGACGCGCACGACGACCGTGTGCGCCTACTGCGGCGTGGGCTGCAACCTGACGCTCCATGTGCAGGACAATGAGATCGTGAAGGTCACGTCGCCGCACGACAACCCGGTGACCCACGGCAACCTGTGCATCAAGGGCCGGTTCGGCTACCAGCACGTGCAGAACCGGGACTGA